From a region of the Drosophila virilis strain 15010-1051.87 chromosome 3, Dvir_AGI_RSII-ME, whole genome shotgun sequence genome:
- the LOC6624665 gene encoding uncharacterized protein, translating to MRLICNFLKWLALLQLLAPSQSGHVQEAKRHLRAELGDALGHPSYYGSHWHHGQRVHRLRMPHAHQRWSGRRRLINHQHPFSRWTQWTTCDEECIRRRERFCKAKRKCGHTKHVEQRKCSHCHPAVKWHATSSLPPANLPHHNSHLPAIVINAAAAAASGPRFQSHPTESHPHPDVDSVEVVHRRPPHWPPIESSVEHDDDEEDEAVEDEPPFHVDQGDFFVLKRYRRRQRPSHSSRQGLRHSSEHSSGHSFRQGSRHSSEHSFGHSSGHRIRQKPKFDYLDDDFEDYFERKSLRQRSLGSVDNAGLEGDVFQYEDFDFEPDSQYTDSEEYTDVRNMTFLPPAKERNTPDGLLPRHRRLYSKWSRWSKCSPKCTTRRYKKCRISDQCGREVLREIAYCYTEGSFCQQWLQTQVQKVPAYESRPGPVTAMRRMHTEPAAAAGALSRNDVNVIMSGKGYRGPEYSPLKLQCGLPRSGHRSMYNMLKIIGGKAARKGEWPWQVAIFNRFKEAFCGGTLIAPLWVLTAAHCVRKVLYVRFGEHNLDYEDGTEVQLRVLKSYKHPNFDKRTVDSDVALLRLPKPVNATSWIGYSCLPRPYQPLPKNMDCTVIGWGKRRNRDVVGTSVLHQADVPIIPMENCRSVYHDYTITKNMFCAGHRRGRIDTCAGDSGGPLLCRDTTKANHPWTIFGITSFGDGCAKRNKFGIYAKVPNYVDWVWSVVNCNGNCKLQIGVQCQRSGPNAKVS from the exons ATGCGTCTGATTTGCAACTTTCTCAAATGGCTGGCACTCTTACAGCTGCTGGCCCCGAGTCAG AGTGGACACGTGCAGGAAGCCAAGCGTCACCTACGCGCCGAGCTAGGCGACGCCCTGGGCCATCCAAGCTACTATGGCTCCCATTGGCACCACGGGCAGCGCGTGCATCGACTGCGCATGCCGCACGCTCACCAGAGATGGAGCGGCCGGCGGCGCTTGATTAATCATCAGCATCCCTTCAGCCGCTGGACACAGTGGACGACCTGTGATGAGGAGTGCATTCGGCGACGGGAGCGCTTCTGCAAGGCCAAGCGAAAGTGTGGACACACCAAGCACGTGGAGCAGCGCAAGTGCTCGCA TTGTCATCCGGCAGTCAAGTGGCATGCAACGAGCAGCTTGCCACCAGCCAACTTGCCACACCACAATTCCCATTTGCCGGCGATCGTTATAAacgcggcggcagctgctgcgagTGGGCCACGCTTTCAGTCGCATCCAACCGAATCGCATCCCCATCCGGATGTGGACTCTGTTGAGGTGGTGCACAGAAGGCCGCCACACTGGCCGCCAATCGAATCTAGTGTAGAGcacgatgatgatgaagagGATGAAGCAGTAGAAGATGAGCCCCCCTTCCATGTCGATCAGGGAGACTTTTTTGTGTTGAAACGATATCGACGCAGGCAGAGACCAAGCCACAGCTCCAGGCAAGGCTTAAGGCACAGCTCAGAGCACAGCTCTGGGCACAGCTTCAGGCAAGGATCACGGCACAGCTCCGAGCACAGCTTCGGGCATAGTTCCGGGCACAGAATTAGGCAAAAGCCCAAATTCGATTACCTTGATGATGATTTTGAGGATTACTTCGAGCGCAAATCCCTTAGGCAGCGTTCCTTGGGCAGCGTCGATAATGCCGGCCTGGAAGGAGATGTCTTTCAGTACGAGGATTTCGATTTCGAGCCAGATAGCCAATACACCGATTCGGAGGAGTATACGGATGTGCGTAACATGACTTTCTTGCCGCCCGCTAAGGAGCGGAATACACCAGATGGGCTACTGCCCCGCCATCGACGCCTCTACTCAAAGTGGAGCCGCTGGAGCAAGTGCTCACCGAAATGCACCACAAGACGTTACAA AAAGTGCCGCATCAGCGATCAGTGTGGACGcgaagtgctgcgcgagatcGCCTACTGCTACACCGAGGGCAGCTTCTGCCAGCAGTGGCTGCAAACCCAGGTGCAGAAGGTGCCCGCCTATGAGTCCAGACCCGGTCCGGTGACGGCCATGCGACGCATGCACACGGAgccggcagctgcagccggaGCGCTGAGCAGAAATGATGTCAATGTCATCATGAGCGGCAAGGGCTATCGGGGACCCGAATACTCGCCCCTGAAGCTGCAATGCGGCCTGCCGCGCAGTGGACACCGGAGCATGTACAACATGCTGAAGATAATTGGCGGCAAGGCGGCCCGCAAGGGCGAGTGGCCCTGGCAGGTGGCCATCTTCAATCGGTTCAAGGAGGCCTTTTGCGGTGGCACATTAATCGCTCCACTCTGGGTCCTGACCGCCGCTCACTGTGTGCGCAAGGTGCTGTATGTGCGCTTCGGGGAGCACAATCTGGACTATGAGGACGGCACCGAGGTGCAGCTGCGCGTGCTCAAGAGCTACAAGCATCCCAATTTCGATAAGCGCACCGTGGACAGCGACGTTGCGCTGCTGCG GCTACCCAAGCCCGTCAATGCCACCAGCTGGATTGGCTACTCGTGCCTGCCGCGCCCCTACCAGCCGCTGCCCAAAAACATGGACTGCACGGTCATCGGCTGGGGCAAGCGGCGCAACCGGGACGTGGTCGGCACCAGCGTCCTGCACCAGGCAGACGTGCCCATCATACCCATGGAGAACTGTCGCAGTGTCTACCACGACTATACCATAACAAAG AACATGTTCTGCGCTGGGCATCGCCGTGGCCGCATCGATACCTGCGCCGGCGACTCGGGCGGGCCGCTGCTTTGCCGCGACACCACCAAAG
- the LOC6624109 gene encoding clavesin-1: protein MKLLAKDELHEDDNIRRQALAQFREWIAKHPHIKKCRTDAIFLLRFLRTKKFSVPAACEMLERYLTIRQLFPQWFQHLDINDPAIDEIFEAGYLVPLPQRDASGRQVIFSVAGKFDPYKFTSVQMARVHSLICESLLDDEDSQVSGYVYVNDESGMNMGFVSLWSLTDLRSIMKCIQNSTPMRHKETHFVNIPHYANRIIELGVSMLSDKLKKRIIVHKNVDGLKSKIDPAILPKEYGGTMPIAEMIREFKAKLQQRRAAILALDDMHIEITKEAAKFAGNDIGDIDAGIVGSFRKLEVD from the exons ATGAAGCTGCTGGCCAAGGACGAGCTGCACGAGGACGACAATATACGGCGGCAGGCGTTGGCCCAGTTCCGCGAATGGATTGCCAAGCATCCGCACATCAAGAAGTGCCGCACGGATGCCATATTCCTGCTGCGCTTTCTGCGCACCAAGAAGTTCTCGGTGCCCGCCGCCTGCGAGATGCTCGAGCGCTATTTGACCATACGCCAGTTGTTCCCGCAGTGGTTCCAGCATTTGGACATCAATGATCCGGCCATCGATGAGATATTCGAGGCAGGCTACCTGGTGCCGTTGCCGCAACGCGATGCCAGCGGGCGTCAGGTGATCTTCTCGGTGGCCGGCAAGTTTGATCCCTACAAGTTCACCTCGGTGCAGATGGCGCGCGTGCATAGCCTGATCTGTGAATCGCTGCTGGACGACGAGGACTCTCAGGTGTCCGGCTATGTCTACGTGAACGACGAGAGCGGCATGAACATGGGCTTCGTCAGCCTCTGGTCGCTCACCGATCTGCGTAGCATTATGAAATGCATTCAGAACTCGACGCCCATGCGCCACAAGGAGACGCACTTTGTGAATATACCCCACTATGCCAACCGCATCATTGAGCTGGGCGTCTCCATGCTCAGCGACAAGCTCAAGAAGCGCATCATT GTGCACAAGAACGTGGATGGTCTAAAGTCGAAAATCGATCCCGCCATTCTGCCCAAGGAGTACGGCGGCACCATGCCCATTGCCGAAATGATCCGGGAGTTCAAGgccaagctgcagcagcgccgcGCCGCAATACTCGCCCTGGACGACATGCACATCGAGATCACCAAGGAGGCGGCCAAGTTTGCGGGCAATGACATTGGCGACATCGATGCCGGCATTGTGGGCAGCTTTAGGAAACTGGAGGTGGACTAG
- the LOC6623533 gene encoding uncharacterized protein, with amino-acid sequence MNKLRTWLPGQHGKDSARHSDTLEPEIGFQITIEMHEQKEDNQQSFTAANGSSPMPELNVHLIAARHLPSLFGFKIVQGYLIKVKLFPGTKRLDSSIQTNTWPKFNENFKFPLVPDIKPSLKHGSAFSSRRQVQSRTAGDFAAPDELFAGQFVVFTVYALLELPAASFNRFNKTYRSLKDKSSSFVQRLSAGETQTENGSAQKSGKNKKTTENPRDAMPPLTISESRRNIGSVTCYLEPKLFKRNARTGCYATEELWLPIKDITTTVLKTMPSNNNNTNGNNLTNAPKGVVELALELRDLSENEPPEEAHPEPKDEPAAAGANNWQRMTAEVKRKMGISNVTNVLGGTLMLRVTTARMRCSNKVKDELEATASAGVYVKTTVFEHGIYVDAWKSSIFYPSLSTKWDGAGGDEATICVPLRSREQLENIVIRITLATKLKMGKKLVLGTVLVGGGDASATESGMEQMRLLRDAPLNERVATWHCYH; translated from the exons ATGAACAAGCTGCGGACCTGGCTGCCGGGCCAACATGGCAAAGACTCTGCCCGTCATTCGGACACCCTCGAGCCGGAGATCGGATTCCAGATCACCATCGAGATGCACGAACAAAAGGAGGACAATCAACAAAGCTTTACGGCAGCCAACGGCTCGTCTCCCATGCCCGAGCTTAATGTGCATCTCATTGCGGCGCGGCATCTGCCCTCCCTGTTCGGCTTCAAGATCGTACAGGGATATCTGATAAAG GTCAAACTGTTTCCGGGCACAAAACGCTTGGACAGCAGCATTCAGACCAACACCTGGCCCaagtttaatgaaaatttcaagtttcCCTTGGTGCCCGATATTAA ACCATCCTTAAAGCACGGCTCCGCCTTTTCCTCCAGACGTCAGGTGCAGAGCCGCACAGCCGGCGACTTTGCCGCGCCCGACGAACTTTTTGCCGGCCAATTTGTGGTCTTTACCGTTTATGCTTTACTCGAGCTGCCTGCTGCA AGTTTCAATCGATTCAACAAGACGTATCGCTCCCTGAAAGATAAGAGCTCGAGTTTTGTGCAACGGCTTTCCGCGGGTGAAACCCAGACTGAAAATGGGTCAGCACAAAAGAGTGGGAAGAATAAAAAGACCACAGAGAATCCTAGGGATGCCATGCCACCATTGACCATAAGCGAATCCCGGAGAAATATAG GCTCCGTCACCTGCTACCTGGAGCCGAAGCTTTTCAAGCGCAACGCTCGCACCGGATGCTATGCGACTGAGGAGCTCTGGCTGCCCATTAAAGATATAACCACCACAGTGCTCAAGACGAtgcccagcaacaacaacaacactaatGGCAACAAC CTCACCAATGCGCCCAAAGGTGTTGTCGAGCTGGCGCTGGAGCTGCGCGATCTGAGCGAGAACGAACCACCTGAAGAAGCGCACCCGGAGCCAAAGGACGAGCCAGCCGCCGCCGGAGCGAACAACTGGCAACGCATGACAGCCGAGGTGAAGCGCAAAATGGGCATCAGCAATGTGACGAATGTCTTGGGCGGCACACTCATGCTCCGCGTAACCACGGCGCGCATGCGCTGCTCCAACAAGGTCAAGGATGAACTGGAGGCGACGGCCAGCGCGGGCGTCTACGTTAAGACCACGGTCTTCGAACATGGCATCTATGTGGACGCCTGGAAGTCGTCCATTTTCTATCCATCGTTGTCCACCAAATGGGATGGAGCTGGCGGCGATGAAGCTACCATATGTGTGCCATTGCGCAGTCGGGAGCAGCTGGAGAACATTGTGATTCGCATTACGCTGGCGACCAAGTTGAAAATGGGCAAGAAACTTGTGCTGGGCACGGTGCTGGTCGGCGGCGGCGATGCCAGTGCCACCGAATCGGGCATGGAGCAAATGCGTCTGCTGCGGGATGCACCACTCAATGAACGCGTAGCCACCTGGCATTGTTATCACTAG